In the genome of Pelobacter seleniigenes DSM 18267, one region contains:
- a CDS encoding MFS transporter — MQEVATVKSHKMLFLNTLAFTICFAAWMFNGVLVTFLVDNQVFNWGPVQIGWLMGIPVLTGSIFRLPAGMLTDKFGGKPIYGTLLLICAIPMYLLSKADSLTTFALCSFGFGLAGVSFSIGIAFTSVWYPRERQGTALGVFGAGNAGAALTTLFAPTLLNHLTDYGTDIEGWRQLPVYYAIMLASMGVLFFIFAENKKPASSTKSFRQMLRPLSDIRVWRFGLYYFLVFGCFVAFSQWLVPYFVNVYYLPLVTAGIFAAAFSLPSGVIRALGGWLSDLFGGRTVMYWVLSASVLLSFMVIIPKMEIYSPGRGVMAKRSGTVTEVTATSINIGENSYGLKQKPESLYNFDSQILVLPTKQTWQEPTVEVGQQVKKKELLAKGVTRIFFQANVWIFAVIVVMLGSIWGIGKAAVYKLIPDYFPEEVGVVGGMVGVLGGLGGFFCPIIFGYLLEGTGLWTSCWMFMFALSLICLIWMHLVATKMMKNKHPADMQKFEAGS; from the coding sequence ATGCAAGAAGTTGCCACCGTAAAATCACACAAGATGCTCTTCCTTAACACCCTGGCATTCACGATCTGTTTCGCCGCCTGGATGTTCAATGGCGTGCTGGTGACTTTTCTGGTGGATAATCAGGTTTTCAACTGGGGGCCGGTGCAGATTGGCTGGCTGATGGGGATTCCGGTCCTGACCGGATCGATATTCAGGTTGCCGGCCGGGATGCTGACCGACAAATTCGGCGGCAAACCAATTTACGGTACCTTGCTGCTCATCTGTGCAATTCCGATGTATTTACTCTCCAAGGCAGACAGCCTCACCACATTTGCTCTCTGCAGTTTCGGTTTCGGGCTGGCCGGGGTCAGTTTTTCCATCGGCATTGCCTTCACCTCTGTCTGGTATCCTCGTGAGCGGCAAGGGACCGCACTGGGAGTTTTCGGTGCCGGAAATGCCGGAGCAGCGCTGACCACACTGTTTGCACCTACCCTGTTGAATCACTTGACAGATTACGGCACCGATATCGAAGGTTGGCGTCAGCTGCCGGTGTATTATGCGATTATGCTGGCATCAATGGGTGTTCTGTTCTTCATCTTTGCCGAGAACAAGAAACCAGCATCTTCAACCAAAAGCTTCCGCCAGATGCTCAGGCCACTTTCGGATATCCGGGTCTGGCGATTCGGTCTCTACTATTTCCTGGTCTTTGGCTGTTTCGTTGCCTTCTCCCAATGGCTGGTCCCCTATTTCGTCAATGTTTATTACCTGCCCCTGGTGACTGCTGGAATTTTCGCCGCAGCATTCAGCCTGCCTTCCGGCGTCATCCGTGCGCTGGGCGGCTGGCTATCCGACCTGTTCGGCGGCCGAACGGTCATGTACTGGGTATTGAGCGCTTCGGTGCTGCTCAGTTTTATGGTCATCATCCCGAAGATGGAGATCTATTCGCCGGGACGCGGAGTTATGGCCAAACGTTCTGGGACCGTTACCGAGGTTACGGCAACCTCGATCAATATCGGTGAAAATAGTTACGGTCTCAAACAGAAACCGGAATCGCTTTACAATTTTGACAGCCAAATTCTAGTTCTTCCGACCAAACAGACCTGGCAAGAACCGACTGTCGAGGTCGGCCAGCAAGTTAAGAAAAAGGAACTGCTGGCCAAGGGGGTTACGCGGATATTTTTTCAGGCCAATGTCTGGATTTTCGCCGTGATTGTCGTGATGCTCGGCAGCATCTGGGGAATCGGCAAAGCGGCCGTCTACAAACTGATTCCCGATTACTTTCCTGAGGAAGTCGGGGTGGTCGGGGGCATGGTCGGTGTCCTTGGAGGTCTGGGAGGCTTCTTCTGCCCAATTATATTCGGATATCTACTCGAAGGGACCGGGCTCTGGACCAGTTGCTGGATGTTTATGTTCGCCTTGTCGCTGATCTGTCTAATCTGGATGCATCTTGTCGCGACAAAAATGATGAAAAACAAGCACCCTGCAGATATGCAAAAATTCGAAGCCGGCAGCTAG
- a CDS encoding MFS transporter — MSINLDKWDVEDEQFWNSTGKKIATRNLWISIPKLLCGFAVWLYWSIITVQMINLGYPFSQSQLFTLSAIAGLAGATLRIPSSFLIRIAGGRNTIFFTTALLIIPAFGTGIALQNKTTPIEIYYLLALLSGIGGGNFASSMSNISFFFPKRMQGTSLGLNAGLGNFGVTTMQILIPLVMTFGLFGGKPQTLINTSGTLIGKIPAGTETYIQNAGYIWLILLIPLAVVGYFGMHNIRTEAVSPDVNSTVHAFAKITGLLMIAFVTASIGLYLLLPAPIGLGLLSKWLVLPLIIAATVFGMKYLTRGELRANLERQYRIFNNKHTWAMTIIYTMTFGSFIGYSAAFALSIKVIFGFSHLMVDGVLTHNTANVNGPSALMFAWMGPFIGALIRPVGGKIADKLGGAIVTQWVSIVMIISALGCAYFMKAAYASATPEDYFYPFLLLFIVLFAATGVGNGSTFRSIAIIFNKEQAGPVLGWTSAVAAYGAFIIPQVFGEQIKATTPEYALYGFAIFYFICLALNWWFYTRKNAYIQNP; from the coding sequence ATGTCCATCAACCTGGATAAATGGGATGTGGAAGATGAGCAGTTTTGGAATTCCACCGGAAAGAAAATCGCCACTCGCAACCTGTGGATCTCGATTCCCAAACTGCTTTGCGGCTTTGCCGTCTGGCTCTACTGGAGCATCATTACCGTCCAGATGATCAACCTCGGCTACCCTTTCAGCCAGTCACAGCTATTCACCCTGTCGGCGATCGCCGGACTGGCCGGTGCAACCCTGCGCATTCCCAGTTCGTTCTTGATTCGCATCGCCGGTGGCCGTAACACCATCTTCTTTACCACCGCGCTGCTGATCATTCCGGCATTCGGCACCGGTATCGCCCTGCAGAATAAAACCACGCCGATTGAAATCTACTACCTGCTGGCGCTGCTCTCGGGAATCGGCGGTGGCAACTTTGCTTCGTCGATGTCCAATATCAGTTTCTTCTTTCCAAAAAGGATGCAAGGCACGTCCCTCGGTCTGAACGCCGGGCTGGGCAATTTCGGCGTCACGACCATGCAGATTCTGATTCCGCTGGTGATGACCTTCGGCTTGTTCGGCGGCAAGCCTCAGACCCTGATCAACACAAGCGGCACACTGATCGGCAAGATTCCGGCCGGCACCGAAACATACATCCAAAATGCCGGTTACATCTGGCTGATCCTGCTAATCCCGCTTGCCGTCGTTGGGTACTTCGGCATGCACAACATCAGAACCGAGGCCGTCTCACCTGATGTCAATTCGACAGTCCATGCGTTTGCTAAAATCACCGGTCTGCTGATGATCGCCTTTGTCACCGCCAGCATCGGCCTTTACCTCCTATTGCCAGCGCCAATCGGACTGGGGCTATTGAGTAAGTGGCTTGTCCTGCCACTAATTATTGCCGCTACGGTGTTCGGCATGAAGTACCTGACTCGAGGCGAACTACGGGCTAACCTGGAGAGGCAGTACCGGATTTTCAATAATAAACATACCTGGGCAATGACCATCATCTATACCATGACCTTTGGTTCTTTTATCGGCTATTCAGCCGCTTTTGCCCTGTCGATCAAGGTCATATTCGGTTTCTCGCACCTCATGGTCGACGGCGTACTAACCCACAATACAGCCAATGTCAATGGTCCCAGTGCCTTGATGTTTGCCTGGATGGGACCTTTTATCGGCGCGCTGATCCGGCCGGTCGGGGGTAAAATTGCAGACAAATTGGGAGGCGCCATCGTCACGCAGTGGGTCTCTATCGTTATGATTATTTCTGCCCTGGGGTGTGCATATTTCATGAAAGCGGCCTATGCTTCTGCTACCCCGGAGGACTACTTCTACCCGTTCCTGCTGCTGTTCATCGTCCTGTTTGCGGCGACCGGCGTAGGCAACGGATCAACCTTCAGATCGATCGCGATAATTTTTAACAAGGAGCAGGCCGGGCCGGTTCTCGGCTGGACCTCGGCCGTGGCGGCTTACGGCGCTTTCATCATTCCCCAGGTATTCGGTGAGCAGATCAAAGCAACGACGCCGGAATATGCACTCTATGGATTCGCCATTTTCTACTTTATTTGCCTGGCCTTAAACTGGTGGTTCTATACCCGGAAGAATGCCTACATTCAAAACCCGTAA
- the narI gene encoding respiratory nitrate reductase subunit gamma produces MMDLILFGVFPYVAIALAVAVGTYRYCFDRYSYSSQSSQFLESRALFWGSVPWHYAILLILSAHLLAFLFPPFWGTLLGAPGRLYLLEVTGIILGMITIIAMLILIIRRTGNARVTAVTTIIDWVLLVSLLFQVVTGVFIAVTMRWGGFWYIHTVSPWLWSLVSFSPKIEYLANMPVVVKLHAVNAFFMVSLFPFSRLVHVASIPLGYISRPYQVVVWYRQRNNQS; encoded by the coding sequence ATGATGGATTTGATTTTATTCGGCGTGTTTCCCTACGTGGCAATCGCACTCGCTGTTGCCGTTGGTACCTATCGCTATTGTTTCGATCGCTATTCCTATTCGTCACAATCATCACAGTTTCTTGAGAGTCGCGCCCTGTTCTGGGGCTCGGTTCCCTGGCACTATGCCATACTCCTGATCTTGTCGGCCCACCTGCTGGCGTTTCTTTTTCCGCCCTTCTGGGGAACTTTGCTCGGGGCGCCGGGACGTTTGTACCTACTGGAAGTCACGGGAATAATTCTCGGGATGATCACAATAATTGCCATGCTGATTTTAATTATCCGGCGTACCGGAAACGCCCGGGTCACCGCAGTGACGACAATCATCGACTGGGTTCTTTTGGTTTCCCTGTTGTTCCAGGTTGTGACCGGCGTTTTTATCGCCGTCACCATGCGCTGGGGCGGGTTCTGGTACATACATACCGTCTCTCCCTGGCTCTGGTCACTGGTTTCCTTCAGCCCGAAAATTGAATATCTGGCAAACATGCCTGTCGTCGTCAAGCTGCATGCGGTCAATGCCTTTTTCATGGTTTCGCTGTTTCCTTTTTCCCGGTTGGTTCACGTTGCTAGTATCCCTCTAGGCTATATCAGCCGTCCCTATCAGGTGGTGGTCTGGTATCGGCAGCGCAACAACCAAAGTTGA